One genomic window of Devosia salina includes the following:
- the hpt gene encoding hypoxanthine phosphoribosyltransferase → MPQAPYTVDQLISAKAIAARVEALAHEITDAFKDTDKLVVVGLLRGSFIFIADLVREIDLPVEVDFIEASSYGDAMESSREVRILKDLRGEIHGRDVLVVEDIIDTGHTLKHVLEILETRHPRRMEVCALLNKPSRRETDVPARWIGFDIPDEFVVGYGIDYAQRNRNLPHIGKVRFVNT, encoded by the coding sequence ATGCCCCAAGCCCCCTACACCGTCGACCAGCTGATCTCCGCCAAGGCCATCGCCGCCCGCGTCGAGGCCCTGGCCCATGAAATCACCGACGCCTTCAAGGACACCGACAAGCTCGTCGTGGTCGGCCTACTGCGCGGCTCCTTCATCTTCATCGCCGATCTCGTCCGCGAGATCGACCTGCCGGTCGAGGTCGACTTCATCGAGGCCTCGTCCTATGGCGACGCCATGGAATCGAGCCGCGAGGTACGCATCCTTAAGGACCTGCGCGGCGAAATTCACGGCCGCGACGTGCTGGTGGTCGAGGACATCATCGACACCGGCCACACGCTCAAGCACGTGCTCGAAATCCTCGAAACCCGCCATCCGCGCCGCATGGAAGTCTGCGCTCTGCTGAACAAGCCGAGCCGCCGCGAGACCGACGTCCCCGCCCGCTGGATCGGCTTCGACATTCCCGATGAATTCGTCGTCGGCTACGGCATCGACTACGCCCAGCGCAACAGAAATCTGCCGCATATCGGGAAGGTGCGGTTTGTGAACACCTGA
- a CDS encoding IS5 family transposase (programmed frameshift): MKQRQLTWLSDAEWARIEPLLPRGRKGAHRVDDRRVISGIVHMLKSGARWRDCPPEYGPYTTIYNRFNRWSRQGIWLGMFEALTGHNGIWGTVALDATHIKAHRSAGGAKGGPSQAIGISRGGRTSKLHGLTDAQGRPRLLMVSAGNINDMTMAGAVIEKAAGRFDRLIADRGYDTNAIRAAITAQGAQVVIPSTASRRAPIPYDRDAYKARNLVERLWCRLKDWRRIATRYDKLARNFLAAALIPAAITYWCN, from the exons ATGAAACAGCGACAATTGACGTGGTTGAGCGATGCGGAGTGGGCACGCATCGAGCCCTTACTGCCTCGCGGTCGCAAGGGGGCGCATCGGGTCGATGACCGTCGGGTGATCTCGGGCATCGTGCACATGCTCAAGAGCGGAGCGCGCTGGCGTGATTGCCCGCCTGAATATGGGCCGTACACGACGATCTACAACCGCTTCAACCGCTGGAGCCGGCAAGGCATCTGGCTGGGCATGTTCGAGGCGCTGACCGGGCACAATGGCATCTGGGGCACTGTCGCCCTCGACGCGACCCATATCAAGGCGCACCGTTCGGCGGGCGGTGCAAAAGGGGGGCCTTCG CAGGCCATCGGCATCTCGCGTGGCGGACGCACCAGCAAGCTCCACGGACTGACCGACGCCCAGGGCCGACCACGCCTGCTCATGGTCTCGGCCGGCAATATCAACGACATGACCATGGCCGGTGCCGTGATCGAAAAGGCCGCCGGTCGCTTCGACCGTCTCATTGCTGATCGTGGATACGACACCAACGCCATCCGCGCCGCCATCACTGCGCAGGGCGCTCAGGTCGTCATTCCCTCTACCGCCAGCCGGCGCGCGCCGATCCCATATGACCGCGATGCTTACAAGGCCCGAAACCTGGTGGAACGCCTCTGGTGCCGCCTCAAGGATTGGAGGCGCATCGCCACACGCTACGACAAGCTCGCCAGAAACTTCCTGGCCGCAGCGCTCATCCCTGCTGCCATAACCTATTGGTGCAATTGA